The Campylobacter sp. RM10537 genome has a segment encoding these proteins:
- a CDS encoding ABC transporter ATP-binding protein, producing MALIKSCNVNFKNQNQYIIYPTNLCFENNKIYGLMGHNGSGKSTLLKILARQLKPTSGKICFNEQDIAKFSSKQLAQKIAYLPQYLPNLGYLSVKELVKMGRYSYEKLFFKNQDKELIEEVMRLTNTLSLSNREIHTLSGGEKTRAFLAMLLAQKSEFLFLDEPLAALDIVYQFELMELILKLNKEFKVGIVLILHDINLAALYCDEIIALKEGKVVFNASKQEFMQEEKLKDIFNIDASIIEHPKRKSPIALF from the coding sequence ATGGCACTCATAAAAAGTTGCAATGTAAATTTTAAAAATCAAAATCAATATATTATTTATCCTACAAATTTATGTTTTGAAAATAACAAAATTTACGGCCTTATGGGGCATAATGGTTCAGGAAAATCAACTTTATTGAAAATTTTGGCTAGGCAGTTAAAGCCAACTTCTGGAAAAATTTGTTTTAATGAACAAGATATAGCTAAATTTTCTTCCAAACAATTAGCTCAAAAAATAGCTTATTTACCGCAATATTTACCTAATTTAGGATATTTAAGCGTAAAAGAGCTTGTGAAAATGGGGCGCTATTCTTATGAAAAATTATTTTTTAAAAATCAAGATAAAGAATTAATCGAAGAAGTGATGAGATTAACGAATACTTTAAGTTTGTCAAATAGAGAAATTCATACTCTTTCTGGAGGAGAAAAAACAAGAGCTTTTTTGGCAATGCTTTTAGCACAAAAAAGTGAATTTTTATTTTTAGATGAACCTTTAGCTGCTTTAGATATTGTATATCAATTTGAATTAATGGAATTAATATTAAAATTAAATAAAGAATTTAAAGTGGGCATAGTATTAATTTTACATGATATTAATTTAGCGGCATTATATTGCGATGAAATTATTGCTTTAAAAGAAGGAAAGGTTGTTTTTAATGCAAGCAAGCAAGAATTTATGCAAGAAGAAAAACTAAAAGATATATTTAATATCGATGCTAGTATTATAGAGCATCCTAAAAGAAAATCTCCTATTGCACTTTTTTAA
- a CDS encoding TonB-dependent siderophore receptor — protein MNKVFNSFLLISISASLALAKESSYELGAVSVVGSIEKGNQSVDYLSPKSVSVISAKQIQEEGAQQLDEITRYESGFVSQIYGADLDTTDWLKLRGFDASLVLDGTAIYKGGYFGWSPDLYGLEKIEVIKGADSLSYGSSQSGGVINLVSKRPQKNPIAEIGAKIGNLSQNGLFFDIGDKAFNTNSNFRIVGNYFRQNGQLDGTWQEHYYFAPSLAINIDDDTFLTLLSSFQYDQGVPTTGFFPVYGTIIDTPQGTIKPSTNLGSPLSDYLKRKQYSLGYEFIHYFNDELTFMQNYRYNMEDKSQFAVNFSALDSSNPATAKRSSIILDGIARSHTLDNRLVLKHNYKELENTLTSGIDYQYIYVNGKYGYGSASDVNIFDPNHTPQIKSKVPTYLVKQSQLGLYVQDRAKLYDKWILDLGMRFDKAKSNAKSFGNKSDYNVNHTTFQTGLMYVFEDLGLMPFVSYSGAFRPIAGSDGEGKGYKPYESRQYEAGFKYLPYFIDGELNLSYFDIQEKNALVNADPSMPTPVSIQAGKQNAKGLELSSNIALSESINYTLAYAHYFQTHTSLDALKTIRTPMMPKDIFATKISHTFKIDHKQNFKSSFGIRYVGSSTDEAGNPNIKVPSYTLYDLAFSYNYDKWNAQLNIDNIFNKKYISGCYYSCYYGEGIKGILSISYKY, from the coding sequence ATGAATAAAGTATTCAATTCTTTTTTACTTATTTCAATAAGTGCTAGTTTAGCTTTAGCAAAAGAATCTTCTTATGAGCTAGGTGCTGTTAGTGTTGTGGGATCTATCGAGAAAGGAAATCAAAGTGTAGATTATCTCAGCCCAAAAAGTGTTTCTGTAATTAGCGCCAAGCAAATTCAAGAAGAAGGTGCGCAGCAACTTGATGAGATTACTAGATACGAAAGTGGTTTTGTTTCTCAAATTTATGGTGCGGATTTAGATACAACAGATTGGCTTAAATTAAGAGGATTTGATGCAAGTTTAGTTTTAGACGGAACAGCTATTTATAAAGGCGGATATTTTGGATGGTCACCAGATTTATATGGCTTAGAAAAAATAGAAGTTATTAAAGGGGCTGATTCTTTAAGTTATGGATCTTCTCAAAGTGGTGGCGTGATCAATTTAGTTAGCAAAAGACCTCAAAAAAACCCTATAGCAGAAATAGGAGCTAAAATAGGAAATTTATCCCAAAATGGCCTATTTTTCGATATTGGAGATAAAGCTTTTAACACAAATAGTAATTTTAGAATCGTAGGAAACTATTTTAGGCAAAATGGACAGCTTGATGGAACTTGGCAAGAACATTATTATTTTGCACCAAGCTTAGCTATAAATATAGATGATGATACATTTTTAACGCTTCTTAGTAGTTTTCAGTACGATCAAGGAGTGCCTACAACTGGATTTTTTCCTGTTTATGGAACCATCATTGATACACCACAAGGAACAATTAAGCCAAGTACAAATTTAGGATCACCTTTGAGTGATTATTTAAAAAGAAAACAATATTCTTTAGGATATGAATTTATACATTATTTTAATGATGAATTAACTTTTATGCAAAATTATCGTTATAATATGGAGGATAAAAGTCAATTTGCTGTAAACTTTTCAGCTTTAGACTCTAGCAATCCCGCTACAGCTAAAAGAAGTTCTATCATCTTAGATGGTATAGCAAGAAGCCATACTTTAGATAATAGACTGGTTTTAAAGCATAATTACAAAGAACTTGAAAACACTCTTACAAGTGGAATAGATTATCAATATATCTATGTCAATGGAAAATATGGTTATGGAAGCGCAAGTGATGTCAATATCTTTGATCCTAATCATACCCCACAAATTAAAAGTAAAGTGCCTACATATCTAGTCAAACAATCACAATTAGGTCTATATGTTCAAGATAGAGCTAAGCTTTATGATAAATGGATTTTAGATCTTGGCATGCGTTTTGATAAAGCTAAAAGTAATGCAAAAAGCTTTGGAAATAAAAGCGATTATAATGTCAATCATACAACTTTTCAAACAGGCTTGATGTATGTATTTGAAGATTTAGGATTAATGCCTTTTGTCAGTTACTCAGGAGCCTTTAGACCTATAGCAGGAAGTGACGGAGAAGGCAAGGGTTATAAGCCTTATGAAAGCAGACAATATGAAGCTGGTTTTAAATATCTTCCTTATTTTATCGATGGAGAACTTAATCTTTCTTATTTTGACATCCAAGAAAAAAATGCCTTAGTTAATGCCGATCCAAGTATGCCTACGCCTGTATCTATACAAGCTGGAAAGCAAAATGCTAAAGGCTTAGAACTAAGCTCAAATATAGCTTTGAGTGAAAGCATAAATTATACTTTAGCTTATGCACATTATTTTCAAACTCACACCTCTTTAGACGCGCTAAAAACTATAAGAACGCCAATGATGCCAAAAGACATTTTTGCCACTAAAATTTCTCATACTTTTAAAATCGATCATAAACAAAATTTTAAAAGTAGTTTTGGAATACGCTACGTAGGAAGTAGCACTGACGAGGCTGGGAATCCTAATATCAAAGTGCCTTCATATACACTTTATGATCTTGCTTTTAGCTATAATTATGATAAATGGAATGCTCAGTTAAATATCGATAATATTTTTAATAAAAAATATATTAGCGGATGTTATTATTCTTGCTATTATGGTGAAGGTATTAAAGGAATTTTATCCATTTCTTATAAATATTAA
- a CDS encoding TolC family protein has protein sequence MRFLNIILFLPLALFGSNLKELINLSQKNEQYFIKQIQSEQAKLTSNEVFRNYLPSLSLNSAYVANNKDRFIIDPQESLFAKFSLNFLLFDGGAREANLKALKEQEKISLLSKEQTRNYLALNATTLYFNSLSLRKIIATNEQKVEFLKSTLQRLKKFYATGLSSKDELESIEAKFHLSVLDLHQNELKFENIQKEIRILTGENIIPEGQATLEKPFYDKVLNNYDVLIARENVNLARENVNLAKAQYYPKFFIQDNFGFYKNNYNPKVPYPFINLTNEILEKYSQNNQIILGIEWKIFDFNSRAKKVEKERLNVQIANANARLNERKNREELLYLLKNIKVLKEQIIALKLALKAANIAFESIDKKYSAGLVSYVEYLQALEAKFKAQSDLELARNEFEITKANYYFNAGVQIISKVKQ, from the coding sequence ATGAGATTTTTAAATATTATTTTATTTTTACCTTTAGCATTGTTTGGCTCCAACTTAAAAGAACTTATAAATTTAAGTCAAAAAAATGAGCAATATTTTATCAAGCAAATTCAAAGCGAACAAGCTAAACTTACAAGTAATGAAGTTTTTAGAAATTATTTGCCAAGTCTTAGTTTAAATTCCGCCTATGTGGCTAACAATAAAGATCGTTTTATTATTGATCCTCAAGAAAGTTTATTTGCAAAATTTTCTCTGAATTTTCTACTTTTTGATGGTGGCGCTAGAGAAGCTAATTTAAAAGCCTTAAAAGAGCAAGAAAAAATTAGCTTACTTAGCAAAGAACAAACTAGAAATTATTTAGCTTTAAATGCAACTACTCTTTATTTTAATTCTTTAAGTCTTAGAAAAATCATTGCCACAAATGAACAGAAAGTGGAGTTTTTAAAATCAACCTTACAAAGATTAAAAAAATTTTACGCTACAGGATTAAGTTCTAAAGATGAATTAGAAAGTATAGAAGCAAAATTTCATTTAAGTGTTTTAGATTTGCATCAAAATGAATTAAAATTTGAAAATATCCAAAAAGAAATTAGAATTTTAACCGGAGAAAATATCATTCCTGAAGGCCAAGCAACATTGGAAAAACCTTTTTATGATAAAGTATTAAATAACTATGATGTGCTTATTGCTAGAGAAAATGTTAATTTAGCTAGAGAAAATGTTAATTTAGCCAAAGCTCAGTATTATCCTAAATTTTTTATTCAAGATAATTTCGGATTTTATAAAAACAATTATAACCCAAAAGTTCCTTATCCTTTTATCAATCTAACCAATGAAATCTTAGAAAAATATTCACAAAATAATCAAATTATTTTAGGAATAGAATGGAAAATTTTTGATTTTAATTCTAGAGCCAAAAAGGTTGAAAAAGAGCGTTTAAATGTTCAAATTGCAAATGCAAATGCAAGATTAAATGAAAGAAAAAACCGAGAAGAATTGTTGTATTTGCTTAAAAATATAAAAGTCTTAAAGGAGCAAATTATAGCCCTAAAATTAGCACTCAAAGCTGCTAATATAGCCTTTGAAAGCATAGATAAAAAATATAGCGCAGGGCTTGTTTCTTATGTAGAATATTTACAAGCTTTAGAGGCTAAATTTAAAGCTCAAAGTGATCTAGAATTAGCAAGAAACGAATTTGAAATCACAAAAGCAAATTATTATTTTAATGCTGGAGTACAAATCATTTCAAAGGTAAAACAATGA
- a CDS encoding efflux RND transporter periplasmic adaptor subunit, whose protein sequence is MKIFLILIFSFNVIFAEEIYASFNVEASKQSKLAIEGIGIVSQIPITIGQKVKKGDLLIVLDQTSEKIALENAKNSYNLALAQYENTKSKMKKINSVQDVIDKQSYEDMKTQFNIASLNLTKAKINMDYYKNILEKKELRAPYDAIVSNKFIQIGEGVGGVAQPLVEIFSYPQSKLILSFDEKYKDKVKIGDEFIYKLDQSNNQIKGKISLIYPSIEVKTRKIYAEVEASGLTPGLFGEGKIITKD, encoded by the coding sequence ATGAAAATATTTTTAATTTTAATATTTTCTTTTAATGTAATTTTTGCAGAAGAAATTTATGCAAGTTTTAATGTAGAAGCATCAAAGCAAAGCAAATTGGCTATTGAAGGCATAGGGATAGTATCACAAATTCCAATCACAATTGGACAAAAGGTTAAAAAGGGAGATCTTTTAATTGTCCTTGATCAAACCAGTGAAAAAATAGCACTTGAAAATGCCAAAAATTCATATAATTTAGCCCTAGCTCAATATGAAAATACAAAAAGCAAAATGAAAAAAATTAATTCTGTTCAAGATGTTATTGATAAACAAAGCTATGAAGATATGAAAACACAATTTAATATAGCTAGCTTAAATTTAACTAAAGCTAAAATCAATATGGATTATTATAAAAATATACTTGAAAAAAAAGAATTAAGAGCGCCTTATGATGCAATTGTTTCAAATAAATTTATACAGATTGGAGAGGGAGTTGGCGGAGTAGCTCAACCTTTAGTAGAAATTTTTTCTTATCCTCAAAGTAAACTCATTTTAAGTTTTGATGAAAAATATAAAGATAAAGTAAAAATTGGAGATGAATTTATTTATAAATTAGATCAAAGCAATAACCAAATTAAAGGAAAAATCAGCCTAATTTATCCAAGCATAGAGGTAAAAACGAGAAAAATTTATGCTGAAGTTGAAGCTTCAGGATTAACCCCGGGACTTTTTGGAGAAGGTAAGATAATTACAAAAGATTAG
- a CDS encoding efflux RND transporter permease subunit, with protein MFKLAINRPITVLMFFLALVIFGFISAFNMSVNLFPNVSIPLIKITSKANGDLNFIESKITKEIENALSEIDGVKTITSVAYDNFSISVVEFKLGKNLEVAANDVRDKIGTLSLPTKPEVEKISSDSGSAISLFLYSPNKLSLMQNINDKIKPFLQRVDGVGKIDAKGFLKPQIRINLKPEQLQKYNLNAYDVANIIKSQNFKQALGELNNQKNNYIIKGYFEANDLNELKKLRIKTGVFLSDIADIQNLYEDEKQSAIYQGKEGVLLELGKVNNYNTLQMIKNVKNSLSTLEKQIPSDIKFDIVYDKSLNIYKHLSQVIFDMVLGIFLTLIIVFLFLRNLSATLIACIAIPTSIISTFFIIDILGYDLNRLTFIALTLSIGIFIDDAIVVIENIAKKLKEHPPLQAAFLGVNEIGFSVLSISVVLLCVFIPISYMKSVPGLFFNALGISVASGIVISFLVSIFLIPSLSARFLNPKESRFYQKSEAFFQKIEEKYENILYKILKNKTKFILASLVFVILSFGLASRIGLDFLPMEDDSEIQVLLESKQDLSFEAMRKKSLDLLEKIQTDENVKYAFLILGYDDAKDATKAKIYIKLKNLGERKLRQSAIVNLYRQKFQEDGIKIKVLELPKIEGAGIDDPVQFLVLGDDLDSIKQATNRAKEILGSNSHIVDISDNANSTKDAVALHINKEKAKLLDVNPEYIAAVLSYSFSQLSVGGMDRGNSKDDLILSFSPDFKKNIEALKRINIRNNQGINLDLSSVVDFSYTKDLKTINRYNKSRSIKVTAGVNDISLGAVQKLLLNNMDYILGKNSNLNYAFSGFINLLGETVQGFAMAITLAFVLIYLVLAALYESLILPLIIMITMPLAFGGASIGLFITGHNFSLFVLIAIILLFGMVGKNAILLIDVANKKCHEGIEPNKALLIAGKSRLRAILMTTFAMIFAMIPLAISRGAGYESNSPMAIAIIFGLVSSTLLTLLVVPALFKFCYTLDSKLRKIYERKKID; from the coding sequence ATGTTTAAATTAGCAATAAATAGACCTATTACCGTATTAATGTTTTTTTTAGCACTCGTTATCTTTGGATTTATTTCCGCATTTAATATGAGTGTTAATTTATTTCCAAATGTTTCCATTCCTCTTATTAAAATTACAAGTAAAGCTAATGGAGATTTAAATTTTATAGAATCAAAAATTACTAAGGAAATAGAAAATGCTCTAAGTGAAATTGATGGGGTTAAAACTATAACTTCGGTTGCATATGATAATTTTAGTATTTCTGTAGTCGAATTTAAACTTGGCAAAAATCTCGAAGTAGCTGCTAATGATGTAAGAGATAAAATAGGCACCTTAAGTCTTCCAACTAAACCTGAAGTTGAGAAAATAAGTTCTGATTCTGGTTCAGCTATATCACTTTTTCTTTACTCACCAAATAAACTTTCTCTTATGCAAAATATCAATGACAAAATCAAGCCTTTTTTACAAAGGGTCGATGGTGTAGGAAAAATTGATGCTAAAGGTTTTTTAAAACCTCAAATTCGCATTAATTTAAAACCAGAGCAATTACAAAAATATAATCTTAATGCCTATGATGTAGCCAATATCATTAAAAGTCAAAATTTTAAACAAGCCTTAGGAGAATTAAATAATCAAAAAAATAATTATATTATTAAAGGTTATTTCGAAGCTAATGATTTAAATGAATTAAAAAAATTACGTATTAAAACTGGTGTATTTTTAAGTGATATTGCTGATATACAGAATCTTTATGAGGATGAAAAGCAAAGTGCGATTTATCAAGGAAAAGAAGGTGTGCTCCTAGAGCTTGGCAAAGTGAATAATTATAATACACTCCAAATGATAAAAAATGTTAAAAATTCTCTAAGCACTTTAGAAAAGCAAATTCCTAGCGATATAAAATTTGATATTGTTTATGATAAAAGCTTAAATATCTATAAACATCTTTCACAAGTTATTTTTGATATGGTTTTAGGTATTTTCTTAACTCTAATTATTGTATTTTTATTTTTAAGAAATTTAAGTGCTACCCTTATTGCTTGCATTGCAATACCAACTTCAATAATTTCAACTTTTTTTATCATTGATATTTTAGGCTATGATCTAAATCGTCTTACCTTTATTGCCCTAACTTTAAGTATAGGAATTTTTATAGATGATGCTATTGTAGTGATTGAAAATATCGCTAAAAAATTAAAAGAACATCCGCCCTTACAAGCTGCTTTTTTAGGGGTTAATGAAATAGGTTTTAGCGTATTAAGCATTAGTGTTGTTTTACTTTGTGTTTTTATTCCTATTTCTTATATGAAATCTGTACCTGGGCTTTTTTTTAACGCCTTAGGAATTAGCGTTGCAAGTGGTATCGTAATTAGTTTTTTAGTTTCTATATTTTTGATTCCAAGTTTAAGTGCTAGATTTTTAAATCCTAAAGAAAGTCGATTTTATCAAAAAAGTGAAGCTTTTTTTCAAAAAATAGAAGAAAAATATGAAAATATACTTTATAAAATTTTAAAAAATAAAACTAAATTCATCTTAGCAAGTCTTGTTTTTGTAATTTTATCCTTTGGTTTAGCTAGTCGTATTGGACTTGATTTTTTACCTATGGAAGATGACAGCGAAATTCAAGTTTTGCTTGAGAGTAAACAAGATTTGAGTTTTGAAGCTATGCGAAAAAAAAGTCTTGATCTTTTAGAAAAAATTCAAACAGATGAAAATGTAAAATACGCTTTTTTAATTTTAGGATATGATGATGCTAAAGATGCCACAAAAGCTAAAATTTATATAAAGCTTAAAAATTTAGGTGAGAGAAAATTAAGACAAAGCGCAATAGTTAACTTATATCGTCAAAAATTTCAAGAAGATGGCATTAAAATCAAAGTTTTAGAGCTTCCAAAAATCGAAGGCGCTGGAATTGATGATCCAGTTCAATTTTTAGTTTTAGGCGATGATTTAGATTCTATAAAACAAGCTACTAATCGTGCCAAAGAGATTTTAGGAAGTAATTCTCATATTGTTGATATAAGCGATAATGCTAATTCAACAAAAGATGCTGTTGCTCTTCATATTAATAAAGAAAAAGCAAAGCTTTTAGATGTTAATCCAGAATATATTGCCGCAGTATTAAGTTACTCTTTTTCTCAATTAAGTGTTGGGGGTATGGACAGAGGAAATTCAAAAGACGATCTTATTTTAAGCTTTTCACCTGATTTTAAAAAAAATATAGAAGCTCTTAAGCGCATTAATATAAGAAATAATCAAGGTATTAACTTAGATCTTTCAAGTGTTGTTGATTTTTCTTATACTAAGGATTTAAAAACTATCAATCGTTATAACAAAAGTCGATCTATTAAGGTTACAGCTGGAGTTAATGATATTTCGCTAGGAGCGGTTCAAAAACTCTTACTTAATAATATGGATTATATTTTAGGTAAGAATTCAAATCTTAATTATGCTTTTTCAGGCTTTATAAATCTTTTAGGTGAAACCGTTCAAGGTTTTGCGATGGCTATAACTTTAGCTTTTGTTTTAATTTATCTTGTTTTAGCTGCACTTTATGAAAGTCTTATTTTACCATTAATTATAATGATCACTATGCCTTTGGCTTTTGGTGGAGCTTCTATAGGACTTTTCATTACTGGACATAATTTCTCACTTTTTGTTTTAATTGCCATCATCTTACTTTTTGGTATGGTGGGAAAAAATGCGATTTTACTTATAGATGTAGCCAATAAAAAATGTCATGAAGGTATAGAACCTAATAAAGCTTTATTGATCGCTGGAAAATCTCGCTTAAGAGCTATTTTAATGACAACTTTTGCGATGATTTTTGCTATGATTC